In Bacillus sp. SB49, a single window of DNA contains:
- a CDS encoding L-cystine transporter: MDTFFLLLNIAILLGFIFVLIRMQQKHVSFSKRVFTGLGLGVLLGVYLQLVFGADSNVVSQTSDWYNIAGRGYVRLLMMIVIPLVMVSIIQSIINLEKSSELGKISLWIIGILVGTTAVAALVGIGSSLLFGLDAGEIEAGQAEQDRGLYLEDTLTEVADLSTPQKILEFLPANPFLDMTGDRATSTIAVVIFSAIVGIAVLGVRRKQPEQAAIFIKGINAVYAVVMRIVTLVLRLTPIGILGLMATTVAQTDVAGILELGKFVLASYVALGVMFVIHLILIGAFGLNPMTYLKKVIPVLGFAFTSRSSAGTIPLNISAQKNSLGVDEGVANMSASFGATIGQNGCAGIYPAMLAVMIAPSVGIDPLSPGFLIQLVLIVAISSFGVAGVGGGATFAALIVLSSMNLPVALAGLLISVEPLIDMGRTALNVNGSMTSGTLTSRVLKKLNTERFNDKNAVEKDIAV; encoded by the coding sequence ATGGATACATTTTTTCTTCTATTGAATATAGCCATTTTATTAGGTTTTATTTTCGTACTTATCCGTATGCAGCAAAAACACGTGTCGTTCAGTAAACGCGTGTTTACAGGTTTAGGATTAGGAGTACTGCTCGGCGTGTACCTGCAGCTCGTCTTCGGAGCTGACTCCAACGTCGTTTCCCAAACATCTGATTGGTATAACATCGCGGGACGCGGGTATGTCCGCCTCTTAATGATGATCGTCATCCCACTCGTTATGGTTTCGATCATCCAATCGATCATTAACTTGGAAAAATCTTCGGAACTCGGCAAGATTTCCTTGTGGATCATCGGGATCCTGGTAGGTACGACAGCAGTCGCAGCACTCGTCGGTATCGGAAGCTCTCTACTCTTCGGTCTGGATGCAGGCGAAATCGAAGCCGGTCAAGCCGAACAGGATCGCGGTCTTTACTTAGAAGACACGCTAACAGAAGTTGCTGACTTGAGCACGCCGCAGAAAATTTTGGAATTCCTTCCTGCGAACCCGTTCCTTGATATGACGGGAGACCGTGCAACATCTACGATTGCAGTGGTTATCTTCTCTGCTATCGTCGGGATCGCCGTCCTCGGCGTCCGTCGGAAACAGCCGGAACAGGCAGCAATCTTTATCAAAGGGATCAACGCTGTTTACGCAGTGGTCATGCGTATCGTTACCCTCGTCCTTCGTCTGACGCCGATTGGTATTCTCGGTCTTATGGCAACGACCGTTGCACAGACGGATGTCGCCGGAATATTGGAATTAGGTAAATTCGTGTTAGCTTCTTACGTTGCATTAGGTGTCATGTTTGTTATCCACCTGATCTTGATCGGAGCATTCGGATTAAATCCGATGACCTATTTGAAGAAAGTCATCCCTGTACTCGGGTTCGCCTTTACTTCCCGCTCCAGTGCCGGAACGATTCCGCTTAACATCTCTGCCCAGAAGAACAGCCTCGGTGTAGATGAAGGAGTCGCCAATATGTCTGCTTCCTTCGGTGCCACGATCGGCCAGAACGGCTGTGCAGGGATTTATCCGGCCATGCTCGCTGTCATGATCGCACCGAGCGTCGGTATCGATCCACTCAGCCCCGGATTCCTGATCCAGCTGGTACTGATTGTCGCCATCAGCTCCTTCGGTGTCGCAGGTGTCGGCGGCGGGGCAACATTTGCAGCCTTGATTGTCCTTTCTTCCATGAACCTGCCGGTCGCGCTTGCCGGACTATTGATTTCCGTGGAGCCGCTGATCGACATGGGACGTACAGCACTTAACGTCAATGGATCCATGACGTCAGGGACCCTTACTTCCCGCGTATTGAAAAAACTGAACACCGAACGGTTTAACGATAAGAACGCCGTTGAAAAAGA
- a CDS encoding ring-cleaving dioxygenase, translating to MNELKGIHHVTAITSSAEKNYEFFTYVLGMRLVKKTVNQDDIETYHLFFADDEGNPGTDMTFFDFPGIPKGTHGTNEIARTSFRVPDDEALEYWVKRFDRLDVKHSGIKERFGRRVLPFVDFDDQSYELVSDEKDNGVAPGQPWKKGPIPLEYAIRGLGPLHVRVDNVTYFKEMLEKVLLFREVDQEGSFHLFEVGEGGNGAAVIVEYNTILPPARQGFGTVHHAAFRVEDREALQEWIDRLPRFGFRTSGFVDRHYFGSLYANVAPQILFEFATDGPGFMGDEPYETLGEKLSLPPKLEPKREEIENYVRPIDTVRSTKVLEKEQE from the coding sequence ATGAACGAATTAAAAGGGATTCACCATGTAACTGCGATCACGAGTAGTGCAGAAAAGAATTATGAGTTCTTCACGTACGTACTTGGTATGCGTCTTGTGAAGAAAACGGTGAACCAGGACGATATTGAGACGTATCATTTGTTCTTTGCCGACGATGAAGGGAATCCCGGAACGGATATGACCTTCTTTGACTTTCCGGGCATACCGAAAGGAACACATGGAACGAATGAAATAGCGAGGACTTCCTTCCGTGTGCCTGATGATGAGGCGCTGGAATACTGGGTGAAACGATTCGATCGTCTGGATGTGAAACACAGCGGCATTAAAGAGAGATTCGGGCGCAGGGTGCTCCCGTTCGTAGATTTCGATGATCAGTCGTATGAGCTTGTGTCCGACGAGAAGGATAACGGCGTCGCTCCGGGGCAGCCTTGGAAGAAAGGACCGATTCCACTGGAATATGCCATCCGCGGCCTTGGCCCTCTGCACGTGCGGGTAGATAATGTTACCTATTTCAAAGAAATGCTGGAGAAGGTACTGCTGTTCCGCGAAGTCGATCAAGAAGGATCTTTCCACTTGTTTGAAGTTGGAGAGGGTGGGAACGGCGCTGCCGTGATCGTTGAGTACAATACGATTCTCCCTCCGGCGAGACAAGGCTTCGGTACGGTTCACCATGCCGCTTTCCGTGTCGAGGACAGAGAGGCGCTGCAGGAATGGATCGACCGTCTGCCGAGGTTCGGATTCCGCACCTCCGGATTTGTGGACCGCCATTACTTCGGATCGCTGTACGCTAATGTTGCACCGCAGATTCTGTTTGAATTCGCGACGGACGGTCCTGGGTTCATGGGGGACGAGCCGTATGAAACGCTTGGCGAGAAGCTTTCTCTGCCACCGAAGCTGGAGCCGAAGCGGGAAGAAATAGAAAATTATGTCCGACCGATCGATACGGTCCGCAGTACCAAGGTATTGGAAAAAGAACAGGAATAA